A single Anopheles arabiensis isolate DONGOLA chromosome 2, AaraD3, whole genome shotgun sequence DNA region contains:
- the LOC120897647 gene encoding DNA topoisomerase 2-binding protein 1-like has protein sequence MNSHLLADQQLAKLYFVLHTGHGSHENASEDMKMAYTTAREHNDNEELQGWITEEECLKMDEQTLTKRHVFVFEKFTGTAFEHARKSPSTVIGPRCLISCFMDNETIPLGVHPVYTTAMRNLTVCSSGLKAKEKTLVSQLVCHMGGYYLDVLNASCTHLVSSTVKSVKYEKAAECRLPIMHPDWVSAVWEESQRRDLHATEAAMVEKYRLPVFYALTITSTGLSAARKNEIKALIESHGGNYVGSFKSETTDILILEKTGTDSAKFRGAVRCNKECLTPEWVVDSVASGYVRPIQPYEVKSMKASTPTKDDGRACGSAGAVGVRISAGEFNPDCTQLSEISHANFSSRNETINESMMSGGVADVAPAGSSSSVARPVGSQRYREVLARLTVQQAKKAGPVLDGCSVFLSGFTAEEKEKLNKILNAVGAVRYDEIASTAISHVIVGEQHVSELSKLRDSAAHLLTLEWLAKSIELRQLAPEDANEYTFQPSGKGIMMERAPEPPSPSSKKNLQRMNSSVFKRPDVPKFRLEEATPPEPGKAATVAPAPMQPAAAKQPSEQDSIMLQYMEKNMAERLPAGEPKPAAGLPPSSSSSSSAVSQLDSEMESQLPEFMLGETLFVFGFSEEDAVQILSDCKECGGTIVDESYTDEVDYIVLPTSCIGTPDFAIRGKQTVNCIWLENSIQSGQCCPMEYYYEPIIYGEDDPTPLEGETVVISSYSGPEREFLIAMGKLLGACVQERLVRKAAPLLVCKEPSGAKYSAAIQWELTVVRAEWMRECTRQKRRVAENPYLVGDAICSAKNVPVGAGACLPMTSTDDVDIDSVREEARIGEPAREEELSMHPQASSTMKPVPKTTGDQFRYITVQKTREETEYGFTRLSTPQLRQLTSGERMQYSQEMDQYEGLMKAQRVQRKPFDPNEGSVYGQVAADSPAAGDVLRTRRFTAISEEGRGSSSSRSPITPVAGAGAAGSSANVTPAGAGFDYEALSVTQRVMEFDTPVRNTLYKVLKEAEEAERNITPRTRRVKELLATPHGGGPGAGGDGHIRTPTLPDCMTKPVTPYGFRPDASPDNHAYHKRKLQYWDRYHKPSTSNTAGTASAAGGPSDPVGDETASQRARRLSTPISEIKRRFYEEKFGEDYVNHVESKCSSMPRKTLDLNRSGEETDEEIASTAPPPPAPPQSRKNGGSPPTTVATGGGERSADTSTISRGSLDRGNVSADKRSRSELEQEEDDYGDPNATADRCRSPAGDGTDLQPVAKKPLLNAAKGDACVQRLSDVIAAAKASAKKKAKYQLNTKLLQRRRPDVAVPARPGATAVRCRYCRSWGVDRRVNPYSVSSRVFCTVMYRNWSPVVLGTGFIVDDACGCIESSSSLAGSPMRASSRTESMSTSSVDVMGRHAPAPTGTFFAEQIASPTRTHCKTLLKWFERALLSIDRQININININIKADTEQQPTEPYTEIDYDTEVNVCGVVWRERDIEKSAESKCSTMPRKTLDLNRSGEETDEEIASTAPPPPAPPQSRKNGGSPPTTVATGGGERSADTSTISRRSLDRGNVSADKRSRSELEQEEDDYGDPNATADRCRSPAGDGTDLQPVAKKPLLNAAKGDAFVQRLSDVIAAAKESAKKKAKYQLEADTEQQPTEPYTEIDYDTEVNVCGVVWRERDIENIQANESPKPKASKASANDKKENPARGGNPLAMKHRGTPVFAISGVPEYVRLELAKKIEQLKGELASDPNRYDPACTHILCLNPNRGEKMLSGIAAGKWLLSIKYLDDSFEAGYFLDEECYEWGNPKAVGKLTALASAGDLETAAAAYTWRTRIANDVGKQDGAFTGFRVLLVVPKKDQFVRLLQSGGGYVLDVDPPFIHSERAMAATHCFVDRKAKLSSEDHRALAEAGIAVLSIMYLNVYLTSEQLPDPNTYQLPI, from the exons ATGAACAGCCATCTGTTGGCGGATCAGCAACTGGCCAAGCTGTACTTTGTGCTGCATACAGGCCACGGTTCCCATGAAAATGCATCTGAAGACATGAAAATGGCTTACACG ACGGCACGGGAACACAACGACAACGAGGAGCTGCAGGGCTGGATCACCGAGGAGGAGTGTCTCAAGATGGACGAGCAGACGCTGACCAAGcggcatgtgtttgtgttcgaaAAGTTCACCGGGACGGCGTTCGAGCACGCGCGCAAATCGCCCTCGACCGTGATCGGGCCGCGGTGTCTGATCAGCTGCTTCATGGACAACGAGACGATACCGCTCGGCGTGCATCCGGTGTACACGACGGCCATGCGCAACCTGACCGTATGCAGCAGCGGCCTGAAGGCGAAGGAGAAAACGCTCGTCAGCCAGCTGGTGTGCCACATGGGCGGGTACTATCTGGACGTGCTGAACGCCAGCTGCACCCATCTCGTGTCCTCCACGGTAAAGTCGGTCAAGTACGAGAAGGCGGCCGAGTGCAGGCTACCCATCATGCACCCGGACTGGGTGAGCGCCGTCTGGGAGGAAAGCCAGCGGCGCGATCTACACGCAACCGAGGCGGCCATGGTCGAGAAGTACCGGCTGCCGGTGTTTTACGCGCTCACGATCACGTCGACCGGGTTGAGCGCGGCAAGAAAGAACGAAATCAAAGCGCTGATCGAATCGCACGGCGGCAACTACGTCGGGTCGTTCAAGTCGGAAACGACCGACATACTGATCCTGGAGAAGACGGGCACCGATTCGGCCAAGTTCCGCGGTGCGGTACGGTGTAACAAGGAGTGTCTAACGCCCGAATGGGTGGTGGACAGTGTGGCCAGCGGGTACGTGCGGCCGATCCAGCCGTACGAGGTGAAAAGCATGAAAGCTTCCACCCCGACTAAGGACGATGGGCGAGCGTGTGGGTCCGCCGGTGCGGTCGGTGTTCGCATTTCGGCCGGTGAATTTAATCCCGACTGTACGCAGCTGTCGGAGATTTCGCACGCCAACTTTTCCTCCCGCAACGAAACCATCAACGAAAGCATGATGAGTGGGGGAGTGGCGGATGTAGCACCGGCGGGGAGTAGCTCGTCCGTCGCTCGCCCCGTGGGAAGCCAGCGGTACCGGGAGGTGCTGGCGCGCCTGACCGTACAGCAGGCCAAAAAGGCCGGACCGGTGCTGGATGGGTGCAGCGTGTTTTTGAGCGGATTTACCGcggaggagaaggaaaagctGAACAAAATACTGAACGCAGTTGGCGCTGTGCGGTACGATGAGATAGCCAGCACCGCCATCAGCCACGTCATCGTCGGCGAGCAGCACGTGTCGGAGTTGAGCAAGCTGCGCGATTCGGCCGCCCATCTGCTGACGCTCGAGTGGTTGGCGAAATCGATCGAGCTGCGCCAGCTGGCCCCGGAGGACGCGAACGAGTACACGTTTCAACCGTCCGGGAAGGGCATTATGATGGAGCGCGCACCGGAACCACCGTCCCCGTCGAGCAAGAAGAACCTGCAGCGCATGAATAGCAGCGTGTTCAAGCGACCGGATGTGCCGAAGTTCCGCCTAGAGGAAGCGACACCGCCGGAACCGGGCAAGGCGGCAACGGTGGCACCGGCGCCAATGCAACCGGCCGCAGCCAAGCAGCCGAGCGAACAGGACTCGATCATGCTGCAGTACATGGAGAAGAACATGGCCGAACGGTTACCGGCGGGCGAACCGAAACCGGCCGCTGGACTGCCCCCGTCGtcctcgtccagcagcagcgcggtGAGCCAGCTCGACTCGGAGATGGAGTCACAGCTGCCGGAGTTTATGCTTGGCGAGACGCTGTTTGTGTTCGGCTTCTCGGAGGAGGACGCCGTGCAGATCCTGTCCGACTGCAAGGAGTGCGGCGGTACGATCGTGGACGAAAGCTACACGGACGAGGTGGACTACATAGTGCTGCCGACGTCCTGCATCGGCACGCCGGACTTTGCCATAAGGGGGAAGCAAACGGTCAACTGCATTTGGCTCGAAAACTCGATCCAGAGCGGCCAGTGCTGCCCGATGGAGTACTACTACGAGCCGATCATCTACGGCGAGGATGATCCGACACCGCTGGAAGGGGAAACGGTCGTGATCAGCTCGTACTCCGGGCCGGAGCGTGAGTTTCTGATCGCGATGGGGAAGCTGCTGGGCGCGTGCGTCCAAGAGCGGCTGGTAAGGAAGGCCGCTCCACTGCTGGTGTGCAAGGAGCCAAGCGGTGCGAAGTACAGTGCAGCCATTCAGTGGGAGCTGACCGTGGTTCGTGCCGAGTGGATGCGGGAGTGTACGCGCCAGAAGCGCCGAGTGGCGGAAAATCCCTACCTGGTTGGGGACGCGATCTGCTCGGCGAAGAACGTGCCCGTCGGGGCGGGTGCGTGCCTTCCCATGACGTCGACCGACGATGTGGACATTGATTCCGTGCGCGAGGAGGCACGCATCGGCGAACCCGCGAGGgaagaggagctttcgatgcATCCGCAGGCATCGTCCACGATGAAACCCGTGCCCAAGACGACGGGCGACCAGTTCCGGTACATTACGGTGCAGAAAACGCGCGAAGAGACGGAGTACGGGTTCACGCGTCTGTCCACGCCCCAGCTGCGGCAGCTGACCAGCGGCGAACGGATGCAGTACTCGCAGGAGATGGATCAGTACGAGGGGCTGATGAAGGCGCAGCGCGTCCAGCGGAAACCGTTCGATCCGAACGAGGGCAGTGTCTACGGTCAGGTTGCTGCGGATTCTCCCGCCGCCGGAGATGTGCTGCGTACGCGCCGGTTTACCGCCATCTCGGAGGAAGGCCGTGGCTCGTCCTCATCCCGCTCGCCCATCACACCGGTCGCCGGTGCTGGAGCGGCGGGAAGCAGCGCCAACGTGACACCGGCCGGTGCGGGCTTTGATTACGAAGCGCTGAGCGTTACCCAGCGCGTGATGGAGTTCGATACGCCCGTCCGCAACACGCTGTACAAGGTGCTGAAGGAGGCGGAAGAGGCCGAACGGAACATAACGCCCCGAACGCGGCGCGTGAAGGAGCTGCTAGCGACACCGCACGGCGGTGGCCCCGGGGCGGGCGGGGACGGCCACATCCGGACGCCGACGTTGCCCGACTGCATGACGAAGCCGGTCACACCGTACGGCTTCCGGCCGGACGCCAGCCCGGACAATCACGCCTACCACAAGCGCAAGTTGCAGTATTGGGATCGCTACCACAAACCGTCCACCAGCAACACCGCCGGTACGGCGAGTGCAGCCGGCGGCCCATCCGATCCGGTGGGCGACGAGACGGCTTCACAACGGGCACGCCGCCTGAGCACGCCGATCAGCGAGATAAAGCGTCGATTCTATGAGGAAAAGTTTGGCGAAGATTACGTGAACCACGTGGAGTCCAAGTGCTCGTCGATGCCGCGCAAGACGCTCGATTTGAACCGTTCCGGGGAGGAAACGGATGAGGAAATTGCGAGCACCGCTCCACCGCCGCCGGCGCCGCCGCAGTCGAGGAAGAATGGTGGCTCCCCACCAACCACGGTGGCCACGGGCGGAGGAGAGCGTTCGGCTGACACGTCCACCATCTCGAGAGGATCACTCGATCGGGGCAATGTCAGTGCGGATAAGCGGTCGCGCAGCGAGctcgagcaggaggaggacgatTACGGCGATCCAAACGCGACAGCCGACAGGTGCCGCAGTCCGGCGGGCGACGGAACGGATCTGCAACCGGTGGCCAAAAAGCCGCTGCTCAATGCGGCCAAGGGCGATGCGTGCGTCCAGCGGCTGAGCGACGTCATTGCGGCCGCCAAAGCGTCGGCCAAGAAGAAGGCGAAATATCAGCTAAATACAAAACTCCTTCAACGTCGGCGTCCGGATGTGGCCGTCCCCGCCCGCCCCGGGGCCACCGCCGTGCGGTGTCGCTA CTGCCGCAGCTGGGGCGTGGACAGACGCGTGAACCCGTACTCCGTCTCTTCGCGCGTTTTCTGCACCGTAATGTACCGGAACTGGTCGCCCGTCGTCTTGGGCACGGGTTTCATCGTGGACGATGCCTGCGGATgcatcgaaagctcctcttcCCTCGCGGGTTCGCCGATGCGTGCCTCCTCGCGCACGGAATCAATGTCCACATCGTCGGTCGACGTCATGGGAAGGCACGCACCCGCCCCGACGGGCACGTTCTTCGCCGAGCAGATCGCGTCCCCAACCAG aactcattgtaaaacattgctaaaatggttcgagagggcattattgtccatcgatagacaaataaacataaacataaacataaacataaaagcaGACACGGAACAGCAACCGACGGAACCGTACACCGAGATAGATTACGATACGG AAGTCAATGTGTGTGGTGTCGTTTGGCGCGAGCGGGACATTGAAAAGTCCGCGGAGTCCAAGTGCTCGACGATGCCGCGCAAGACGCTCGATTTGAACCGTTCCGGGGAGGAAACGGACGAGGAAATTGCGAGCACCGCTCCACCGCCGCCGGCGCCGCCGCAGTCGAGGAAGAATGGTGGCTCCCCACCAACCACGGTGGCCACGGGCGGAGGAGAGCGTTCGGCCGACACGTCCACCATCTCGCGAAGATCACTCGATCGGGGCAATGTCAGTGCGGATAAGCGGTCGCGCAGCGAGctcgagcaggaggaggacgatTACGGCGATCCAAACGCGACAGCCGACAGGTGCCGCAGTCCGGCGGGCGACGGAACGGATCTGCAACCGGTGGCCAAAAAGCCGCTGCTCAATGCGGCCAAGGGCGATGCGTTCGTCCAGCGGCTGAGCGACGTCATTGCGGCCGCCAAAGAGTCGGCCAAGAAGAAGGCGAAATATCAGCTGGAAGCAGACACGGAACAGCAACCGACGGAACCGTACACCGAGATAGATTACGATACGG AAGTCAATGTGTGTGGTGTCGTTTGGCGCGAGCGGGACATTGAAAATATACAAGCGAACGAATCGCCGAAACCGAAAGCGTCGAAAGCGTCCGCCAACGACAAGAAGGAAaacccggcacggggaggtaatCCGCTCGCGATGAAGCACCGCGGTACGCCCGTCTTTGCCATCTCGGGCGTACCGGAGTACGTGCGGCTCGAGCTGGCGAAAAAGATCGAACAGCTCAAAGGGGAGCTGGCGTCGGACCCGAACCGGTACGATCCGGCCTGCACGCACATCCTGTGCCTCAATCCGAACCGTGGCGAAAAGATGCTGTCCGGCATCGCGGCGGGCAAGTGGTTGCTCTCTATCAAGTATCTGGACGACAGCTTCGAAGCGGGATACTTTTTGGAT GAAGAATGCTACGAATGGGGCAACCCGAAAGCGGTGGGCAAGCTGACCGCCCTTGCGTCGGCCGGTGATCTGGAAACGGCCGCCGCTGCGTACACGTGGCGAACGCGCATCGCGAACGATGTGGGCAAACAGGACGGAGCGTTCACCGGGTTCCGGGTGCTGCTGGTCGTCCCGAAGAAGGACCAGTTCGTGCGGTTGCTCCAGTCCGGCGGCGGTTACGTGCTGGACGTGGATCCACCGTTCATCCACTCGGAGCGGGCGATGGCGGCCACTCACTGCTTCGTCGACCGGAAGGCGAAGCTGTCGAGCGAAGACCATCGTGCACTGGCCGAGGCCGGCATCGCGGTACTGTCGATCATGTACCTGAACGTGTACCTCACGTCGGAGCAGCTGCCCGATCCGAACACATATCAGCTTCCGATCTAG